GCGTCTGTGTTTATTTAAATGAGAGAAAACCTATTGCCAGACACTCCAGTGAATGGCCCTGTGGTTGGTTCCTACCGCCAAACCACCAGCGCTGACATCTGACGCGTGTTAGTGGAAGAGCTGACAGGATCGTAAATGTTTTCTTTGAGGGGGCACTGTGTAGGATTCAGACCGCATTCTTCATACTTTCATTCAAGTACTCGCCCTGAATATGTATAGACACTTACcattaaaatgtattcaataaaatgaaacactataaaaatataaatcccAAACTCAGAAGTTGCCTAAATGGTAGGCCTCAACATCGGTTGATGGTAAATTGTTAAATTGTTGGCGGCCTACATGTTTAAACATTCGCTACACAATTCGTAAATAACTGGAGGCTCAACACTCAAACATATTCAAGTGTTTGTTTTATCTTCACAGTGCAGTGATATTCGCAAAAGTGATTAGCACGCACAAATCAGAATAACTACCAGAGGCCGTTTCTGGTTTCTAGGTTTCTGAACATGAGAATTATGAGATACCAACAAGAAGGAAGTGACTCATCCGAATCAGGTCACAACCCTGAGACAGTGCAACAACATTATGTTTCAACAACATATGTGGTTGTTTGAGCATTTATCAAATTTGTACATTGGCGTAGATATCATCGAGAAGaggatttttgttttttgctaGTTTTAGGGGAATttaatttgaaaagaaaaatccctgaataataaatataaatgtccaGTAGTTTTTTTTCTGTCGTACAGCACTTTTACACTTGCTTTGTTAAAATTTGAATTAGAGTGTAAAATGTGCATCAAATATATTTGATCATACATCAATATGTGCAACCAAATCTGAGTTTGAACTTTGTCCTTGCTTTTGTTCTTGTTGTGCCTAAAACAATACATTTGTCTTCCAAAACAATCCCCAGAAATATTAAGATTCCATGCAACAAGTAAATAATTTATTATTCCACGACAAATGCCGAACATTTGCATTGTATAAATACCAcatgacaccacacacactgtaacacacatcATCGGCTTGGCGACAACAATGACGAAACTTGTGCGAACAGAGCTTGAAAAGATAGTAAACAATTAGTTTGACAGCGTTTTACCTATGACTAGTCCTAAAAAGCGTGTTCACACACTGGtaggttattttttttaaacaaatctACTGGAGCATTAGTTCACCTTCATAGCACGTCCGTTTACATGCAGTGTAACTTTTCAAATAATGGTCATCAACAATTTTTAATTGCATACAATGATCAGGACATATTTTCCAAAACCACTGCATTCATGAACATTATGATGACTTTCCATCTCCACACCTCCAATTTAAATTAACAACGACTAATCATCCATTTGGAAACAAATATACCCTGGCAATAAATACACCGTATCCATACATTTATACGGGCACAATCCAAATAAAGCCAATGCAAACAGGTGAATCAGTTGGTTCTGCAGCTCATACCGTCCCCATGTAAGCTACGTTCTCCGGAGTAATCTCATTAGTACCGGCTAGTCCTTCAACAGCTCGAGCTGGGTCTTGGAATGTGTCTGGGGCCGTGCCCACTGGGTTATAACTTCATGAAGAGCTTCATCGCAGGGGGAAAATCCATTGTGTGTGCCTCCGGGCCATTGAGCAGTCATCATGGGGATGGTAACTGCCACATGACATGTACAAGGTGCAAGAAGGGGCCACAGCCAGGAGGGAACAGGGCGGAATTAGCCCCAAACCCGTTTGGCTTTGGAGTTAAATTAATGTCATGAAACTTTTTTGCGAGGAATAGTACAACAGAAGGCCCGGAAACACACCACCAATACACAAAGAGAGAAAAACATCGGTGGTAACATCTAGAAATATTTAGCTTCACCAATATCTGATGATATTGCAACAGTAAAGTATGACTTCAACAGTAATCATGAGTCCTTATTTCTGGTTCGACAGGACTAGTCGTGCTAATTTTCTGCACATTGGAAAATACAGACaggaacaaaaaataaattatgaCATTCAATTTGGCCGTAcagcgcaacaacaacaacagcaacaacagcaacaacaacaacagcaaccacaacaacaacaaccacaacaacaacaacaaccacaacaacaacaacattaacttTAATTGGAGTGAAAAGGGAAGAGAACTAAAAACTAATATTGAATACACAAACGTATTGAGGcgcttgtgtttttctttttccctACTTTCCGAGTGGCCGTGGCTGACGCAGGATGACGCTGTGCTTACGTCTATTGACTGGGTCTGTGGCCACGGTGCCAAGCAGAGCCCGGGATACAgtacagggagagagatagagtgagagagagcgcctCACAGGAACAAAGTTCACAGCATTTCCCCCTGTCATCTGAGGGTACCAGGCAATGCCACATGCAACATATATCTCTATAGAAACAGCCTGAAGATATttagatatatacatatcaaaGGTCACTAAAGGGGGTTGAGACTGTCTGGTGGCtccctgcaccccccccaccccaggttCACAGAATTTAGCATGCTGCGTGCCTTATCACAACATGTGataaatgtgtgcgtgcgtgtgtgtgcgtgcatatgtgtgcatgcatatgtgtgtgtgtgtgtgtgcgtgtgtgccttctGTCTGTGGCAAGATCACAGATTGCAATGCATGGAGGGCAACAGATTGTTGTCATCCGAGTCTTCCACTGAGGTGAGGAGATCATCACGAGTTGGCTGGTGCTGACTGGGCTAAGGGCTGGGCTGGCTCGAGGCAGTTCATGAGGACTTCAGATGACACAGGggaaaagagcgagagagcataGACAGAAAcaagagagagcgcaagagagagagagataaagatagagagagaaaaagaacaagagagagagagagagagtgagagagagagagagagagagagagagagagagagagagagagagagagagatagtgaacgagagagagagagagagggggggggggggggggagagagagaatgggaagGGAGGGGTTTCAGTTTTTTACAGCAGAGGAAGGGAAACTGACAGACACAGCTGGAAAAGCACGGGAGCGGTCTCGCAGTTCCCTCCGAGACTCAGTGCAAGGTACACTTCCCGAAGTTCTGGATATCCGTTTACATTTGGGGGGCGGGAGTGggagtggtagtggtggtgttgttgcggaaggggggatggggaacgggacgggacgggggggggacgggggacggggacggggggtaGGGGGCGAATGGGGGGAAGGGGACTCTGGGAAACATCAGTGAGCGAGCAGTTGGGAGCACTTCGGGGAAAATAAACTGCCAAGCCGTCCTTGCATCTCAACGGGGGCCTGCTGGGTAGACCACtcgccacctccacccctctggaACCCGCAGATCTACCCGCTATCAGCCTCAGCTATTTCTAAGCGCtgtttattgttgttgtgtgtgcggGAGATTGTACCATGACGAAGGAAATGGCTTCTGGttttgtaaacagagtggaaggtAAACAGCACAGCAACCAGATCCTCCAATCAACAAACACTTACGTGACACAACCGGGCTTAGGCTTAGGGGGGCAAAAGGTTGCCTTTTTTATGTATCTCCCAGTAGAAAaagtagcagtggtagtaaaATGAAAATGTGAAGTTGGTAAGCACTTAAAGTACTAAATTATACTCATGGGTTTCTCCAAGGCACAACAATATCAGTGTCAAATAAATTACTATTAAATGCCCCTTCCCCTAACAACTGGGACGTTTAAGTGCAGATGTGATAGATGGGACTATACGATTCGAAAGTGGAGCATTGCTGTATCTATAAAAAGCCACACACTTTAAGTGGCAAAGAGAAACGACCCAGCACACCGCACTCACACGCAGTTCCTACTGGGACAGGAGTTAAATCTATTAGATTCATGATGATCattatgattattttattaaaactcCTGTCGAAAAGTGGTGCCGATGGCATACTTGTTGCTCAtgctcagcgtgtgtgtgtgtgtgcgcgtgtgtgtgtgtgtgtgtttagcatgCAGACACTGATAAGGCTTTGGAGAATGCCCCAATCTTCAGTGCTATCTGTTGGTCTCAGAAACCTCCCTTCTGCAACATGCTGTTAAACATTAGCATACACAGCCAGCACTCTGGTCATTTCTGAGGCCTTTGCCAtttgtgaatgtgagtgtgtgtgtgtctgtgggcaatGCATGCTtgtaataagtgtgtgtgtgtgggggggggggggggggggcttttgaaaGAGAGCAATGTCTGGCTCTCGGCCAGACATTGCTCTTCATGTATAAGGTAAATTGTTGAATTGAAGGAAGTTGTGGAATGTATATCtacaagtaaaagaaaaaaacagaaacgtCAGTGAGACCTTGCACGGAATTACTCCACAATGTGGTGCTAACGCTAAATGGCTAACTCAATGTCCTCCTCATGATACCAGGCCCCACCGTGAGGAGCATTCAACAATGCTGATAATTTAAATAATGCATTATTATCGATTGATTCATGATAGTATTTGTTGCTCTTAGAAAGGAAAAGGTTCACACGTTAAAGGTACAGTGTATAGGAACTTCTAGcagtgaggttgcagattgccaCGCAGGAAATATTGCTCCCAATGTAGATAAAAAGGGCTACTTTTAAGGTAATGAATACACAATTCTTAATTTTATTGGATTCTACACTTATTAAATCTTACTTTTGAACATTATATTCCATTGTTGCCAAAATCCTTTctgctagatgccactaaatcctaCAAACTGCACCTCTAACGTGTGTTTGGCCACGAACACCAAGGGAGATAAAAGGAATGTCTACAGATCCCAATTGAGCCAGCTTTTTCAGGATTTATAGAATGCATAAAACAACTTAATGTCAATAAACTGCCAAGGCACTGTGCTAGTCTAACACTACGCTAGAGACCATGTAAAGTATGTCTGTGCAACAAAAGAATGCAAgagaaaagaaaggaaaagtgAGGTAGATGGAAAATCAACATTGTTTTTCAAAAAACCCTGTCCCAGCTATCTCAATTGTATTCTTTGGTGTCCTAAACCAATGACACTCCACCCATACGTCTGGAAATATCTCAAACAACCATTTCCTTGGACCAGTCTCCAGGGGATAACACTGTCAACCAAGTTGACCGGTCTTACCTTCACCAGACAATtcgaaagaaaaaataataaaatatggcTAAAGTGTAAACTTCCGTGTGAGGTCCTCATGAGATCACGGGGGGTTAAAAGACAGAGGGGGAGTTTGTCTCACAATTCCCGTTGGGGTCCGTCCCTTTCCCAGGGTCATCGCAGACCCCCTCTGCCTTCTCAGAGCTCCTGTCCCCGGGATCGCTGTTCTCCTCCGAGCTACCCTTGTTCCGGGGGGGCTGCTCACTCTGCCAGCTGTGTCCGGTGTAGATATATCCACCTTTGCTCGACAGTTGGGCGAAACGGCTCTTCATGCAGAGGAGCTCCTGGAAGGCGTACCGGAACTCGGGGCTGCGGCAATATATGAGCGGGTTGAACGCCGAGTTTGCGTAGCCGATCCAGTTGAGCACCTTGAACGTTTGGTCGATGTTGTCCACCTTCCAGATGGCCCCCACCACgttgaggaggaagaagggcaGCCAGCTCAGCGTGAAGATCCCCATGATGATGCCCAGAGTCTTCAAAGCCTTATGGTCCCTCAGGCAGAACTTGGTCTTCTTGCCGCCACGGCCCACGTTGATCTCCAGCGAGGCGGCGTCGCTGTTCCTCATGTTCTGGAAGCGACCCATGCTCTGGTCGATCTTCCTCAGTTGCCGCTTGGCCTCCTGGAAGACGCGGCTGTACACGAACAGCATGATGAAGAGGGGGATGTAGAAGGAGACGATGGACGAGGTGATGGCGTAGCCCGTGTTGGTGTTAAAGTCGCAGCAGCTGCTTTTGTTCATGCAGTCCCGGGCCACGTCGCTGTTCTCCACCCACCACTTCATGTGGATGGGCAGATAGGAGATGAGGGCGGCTATCACCCACACGAGCAGCACCACGATGCGGGCCTTGCACTTGGTCAGCATGGACTGGTAGCGGAAGGGGGAGGTGATGGCCAAGTAGCGGTCGAGTGCGATGACGCACAGGGTCTCGATGCTGGCGGTCACGCAGAGCACGTCGGTGGCCGTCCAGAACTCGCACCAGAAGCTCCCAAAGTGCCACGTGTTGAAGATGATGTAGCAGGCGCCGAACGGCACCACGACGAGGCCCATGATGAGGTCGGCGCACGCCAGCGACGTGATGAAGCAGTTGGTGACGTTCTGCAGGCGCTGGAAGCGGGCGATGGCCGTGATCACCAGGATGTTGCCGAAGACGATGCCCAGGACCAGCAGGGACATAAAGATGCCCAGCAGGACCATCTGAACCTCGGTGTAGCCGCCCTCCGGGCCCGTCCCGTTGGACGAGTGGTTGCGGGGCTCCAGGATTCCCATGATCTCGCTTCCCATGATCTGCGCAGACGTGTGGACGACGCATGGAGTCgatcggcacacacacacacacacacacacacacacatgaacacacgcacacacacacacacacacacacacgcacacacacatgaacacacacacacacacacacacacacacacacatgaacacacacacacacacacacacacacacgcacacacacatgaacacacacacacacacacacacgcacatgtatacgtacccacacatagacacacgcacagacacacatgcacacatagagacatacacacacacaaacacaaagacacacacaacgacgcacacacacagacatatagacagccaaagacacacacgcagatacagagacaaacacaaaggcagacatacacacacatacacacacattagcaaaGCTTAATTAAGTGAATgtctgctatatatatataactatacatTGACCAGTTTTATAATTATTAGCATAAAAGCATAACTCAtggcagagtttaagaaacCAAACTTTAACAGGAATAAAAGTACAAACCTCCACAGGTAGTCGTCCCTTCCAAAGCTCCTAAGAAAAGCAGAAATGTCTAGAAGCAGCCAGCTCCGTCTGCCATCGCTTCTAACATTACTTTCTCTTTTCCCTCACCTCGctgtgcccccctccctctctctctctctctctctctctctctctctctctctctctctctctctctctctctctctctctctctctctctctctctctctctctctctctctctctctctctctctctctctctctctctctctctctctctctctctctctttctctctctctctccctctctccctctctctctatctcccacacacacactcacaacctctctctttctcttgctctctctgtctctcactcactccctcagtcAGTGCCTCTCTTGAGCCGTTCCTTCTTATGAGGCTGCCAGGCTATTTGTCAAAGCCCTTATAACATTCAGTGGTGACATCATGGCCatggctcagccaatcagatgaccAGACTTTGGAACGAGCAGAGTAACTGCTgaaagtttgaacagaaagtCTCCACTGGTGCAGTGGGCTGCataaatagaatagaatatttGACAAAAGTTATTACTTTTGTCATTTGGGGTGTTTTGAACAAACACTAgattgaaattattattattgttaaagaattttttttacacttaaaatgtatttattgtgccAACAGATCTGGAGATGTTTGCATTATTTCTTACCATTTTTTTTCGAAATTAAGAAAATGAAAGCGTAGATTTCCTATTCAGCTAAAACATTAACACACTTTAAACAACACCTACAATTATGACGAGTGTGCTTATCATGTACAAAAATATGCAAACATTTTCTGAAGGTTATGGCAGATTTGAGGGTTACCTTTTGCAGCATGTGGTTCAGGTGGGGTTAACACAAGAATGTAAATGAGGGTGACTGCAAAGAACACGATTTACTTTATTGAATTGACATTTCCATCAAATGAATTTATGCAGATATAGCCATAATGTGATTTGGTAGCAGTTGTTTAGATATGTTGTTTAGCTGCTTATTCACTGCTATTATTTAATAtaaacttgtgtgtgtatggtgtatttgtgtctgtttctctgtctccctgtttgTCCGTCCGTATACATCTCTCtatatttctgtctgtctgcctctttgTTTGTTGGACTGTCGGTGTGTCCGTCCTCCTtccgtctgtgtttctgtctgtccatctgtctgtccgtctctccctccatccgcCTTCCTGCATGTCCTTCCCTCCTCTAGTAGTCATTCTGTTTGTCTGCCTCTCCTTTCGCccatttgtctctctgtctctcgatcCCTTAGTCATCTGTATGTCTGTCACAtgagtgtttgtgggtgtgctgGCTGTTTTTTTAAACCTATGATTCCCTGTGGAAGCTAACAGTGGTCCCGCTGTGTTGCTTTGAAATAATTTGTGGTGCTCCCTAGATCAGAGACTAAATGAAGAAAGCCACACAAAAGGGTTTTCACAATTTTTTGATTTATAACATCTTCATAGGTCAATATAGGCATGGGCATAATGCTCATCTGACGTTAACCGCAGTAGAAAGACTGAATAATGTATTCTTTGTGAAAAGATCACAACTAAGGCCTAAGgacaataaaaaatgtgtgtgtgtgtgtgtgtgtgtgtgtgtgtgtgtgtgtgcgtgtgtgtgtgtgtgtgtgtgtgtgtgtgtgtgtgtgtgtgtgtgtgtgtgtgtgtgtgtgtgtgtgtgtgtgtgaatgtgtgagtgtgtgtgaatgtgtgtgtgtgtgggtgtttgtgtgtatgtgttcaagggtacgtgtttgtgtgtgcgttcgtacctgtgtgtgtgtgtgtgtgtgtgtgtgtgtgtgtgtgtgtgtgtgtgtgtgtgtgtgtgtgtgtgtgtgtgtgtgtgtgtttttgtgttcatgTACGCAATTCCGTGCAGGTTTGTGTGGCTGGGGGGTGAGGCATGCTATATTAaccattatattatatcatagcATAATCCCTCGTGTGTTGCAAAGCTCTGGTCTTCCATTGACTTAAGAAGCAGAAGGCACTGTTCCGCTTTCCGTGTGCATCTAACCCCAACAAAACAGCTTGCTATGTGTTAAAGCAATATGGCTGCATCAGGAGATGCACACACCCCACCCTTTACACATCAAGACTCATCGCAAGCACAAGCAGATATCCCTGTTGATGAAATATTATCTATCAAGCTTTGTGTCGGCGCCTAAGGGCTTGGACTCGATTGGCtccatctgattggttgaatgTCCTACCCTGTCCACCCCTTGCATAGTACACAGAAAACAAAGAATAGCTAACTTCTACCGCTTCACAGATGTCCTGTTGGCCTTTTACAAAATGTGGAACACGCAAGTTAGATTAATAATCCCAACTTGTTGTCCTGTTCTGCAGTCATGTGTGGGTTCTCAATTCATCAGGACTTGTGTTTCCTCAGCATGACATCTTTCTTCCTGTATCCTGGAGCACCATCCCAAATCTTTCAGTCCTGCAGAATAACCTGGCTCTAGTCCACATTCTCTGTTGCTGCCCAGATGCCTGCCATGAACATTAGAACAACTATTCAGTCTTACTGCAGATTCAATGAGTCCAATCCAAcaaacaccttcacacacacacacacacacacacacacacacacacacacacacacacacacacacacacacatagagacatgcAGCCATGTCTTATATTTCTGCTCAGTCTGAACAATACCGGGACgctattgctgtgtgtgtgtgtgtgtgtgtgtgtgtgtgtgtgtgcgtgggtgtgtatgtgtgtgtgtgtgtgtctgtgtctgtgtgtgtgtgtgtgtgtgtgtgtgtgtgtgtgtgtgtgtgtgtgtgtgtgtgtgtgtgtgtgtgtgtgtgtgtgtgtgtgtgtgtgtgtgtgtgtggatgtgggggtAGGGATATTGCTTTACCAGTTGTGGAAGAGGAAGCCAAtgcaagtctctctctctctctgtctctctcttcctctctctcccaatcttgaatatatatttaagcaggCATGGAGCTCAACGGCACTTGGTCCTTCAAAGGGAGAATCCACTCCATACCACTAAACTGCCAGTTTGCAAGTCTAGTAGTGACACGTCGATTAAGGTATTTAGTGGCATTAATGTCTTCCTCTTAAAATAATTATTGAAAGCAGGATGAAAAAAGAGTTGGACATCGGGAACGATCTCAGCCATCGAACGTGAAAAGGTCAAAAGAATGTTGTTCCAAACTCTGGCTGTACAATCCTGTCTGATTCCTTCATTCTCCAACTGATTCAAAGAATGACTTTTGTGCCCAATCAACGCTCGTCCCCATCTAATGTCTTTTGAACAGAACACATTCCCCTCAGGATCAAGTCTTAATCCTATAATTGCCTCTCTGGAATTAAAGGCCTACGGGGAGCCCCAGCCTTCACCCAAACATCCCggggagacagagatacagaaagACTAAACAACTTGAGACAACGTCCCCAAAGTCGAGGCCAAGCTTGAAGAAGCGGTCGTAAAAGCGGCGAGTCAACACGACATTGCAATCGGTTtattgcaacaaaaaaaaaaacgtctggcTTGTGTCTTTCTCTGATGTCACTGCGGCAGAGTCTACACCAACCACAGCTCCACAGACTCGGAGCAAGACGGTGTGCGCTGCTCGCTcctagacatacacaaacactctcgACATCGCCATAGGTCTGGCTGAAGGCGATGTGCTGCTGCAATGTGAATGTATACCCTGTAATCATAACGATGGGGTAATGATGTGATGCTTTATTGACCCTCACAATGAAGCACAAGGCTTGCACGCGTGGGGTTGCAGCAGAGTTTGCTCAGAGGTCAAGGAACATCGGGCTAAaggtcaagtcaagtcaattaGAGCCTTCCatcacagaggggagagaggcccACCCACTTTGAAATCCCCCTCACCCTAAGCCCCCTGAATGGCTTAAAGGAAACTATAAACCTATCCTAAAAGCCAGAGGGAAGAAACCTTGATAAGGAACACAGGGGAGAGGCCCCTCCTGCCAGGGTTAGGAGGGCAACATCTGCGCAATGGGAGGACGTATATAGGTCACATAAAACAAAGCAGAAACAATGCTTTAAGTAAATTAGATGGTCATGGTACTAAAATGAGTGCGTGCCATTTGCTAAGTAAAAACAACCCCAACAACTTTGGATTCAAAACCTTTCAGAGGAAACCCCTCATGCAACCTTCATTCAAGAAAATTTGATGTTATGCAATTTGACTGGACTCGTTACTCAGAGCAGAACGTGACCTATCTGAAGGTCTGCAACTCTGCCATGTCCACCATGCTGAAGAAGAACAGTCCACATGTGTGGATAGATCTCCTTACAGTGTGTTCCGATAGTTGGAGCgatatgtgtgtgagaggtctACAGTTGTAGGTCCAGCTCTGGTGTCACCCAGATTTGAGTGCCAAGACCAGCGTGACTTGTGCCCATGATATTTAATGTGGAGAGCAGGTTGgggtgtgagagagatggatgaggGTCAAATCTCGAGGaatgaatacataaataaattcaGAGCTGACTACACGTCTCTCAAATTGGACCAGTTGCATTTGCAGCACAATCCAGACTGTTGATCATGAataaaatgccttttttttcTATAACATTAATTCTGCTTTGTATTCATGAGAGTGCTTCCTCCAACAGCTTCCAAC
The window above is part of the Gadus macrocephalus chromosome 10, ASM3116895v1 genome. Proteins encoded here:
- the adrb2a gene encoding adrenoceptor beta 2, surface a; amino-acid sequence: MGSEIMGILEPRNHSSNGTGPEGGYTEVQMVLLGIFMSLLVLGIVFGNILVITAIARFQRLQNVTNCFITSLACADLIMGLVVVPFGACYIIFNTWHFGSFWCEFWTATDVLCVTASIETLCVIALDRYLAITSPFRYQSMLTKCKARIVVLLVWVIAALISYLPIHMKWWVENSDVARDCMNKSSCCDFNTNTGYAITSSIVSFYIPLFIMLFVYSRVFQEAKRQLRKIDQSMGRFQNMRNSDAASLEINVGRGGKKTKFCLRDHKALKTLGIIMGIFTLSWLPFFLLNVVGAIWKVDNIDQTFKVLNWIGYANSAFNPLIYCRSPEFRYAFQELLCMKSRFAQLSSKGGYIYTGHSWQSEQPPRNKGSSEENSDPGDRSSEKAEGVCDDPGKGTDPNGNCETNSPSVF